The Alphaproteobacteria bacterium genome contains a region encoding:
- a CDS encoding NosD domain-containing protein produces MHAVRAAIAAAFALLPLAAAAQSAPQIEVLRVTKIADNGEGSLRWAIERNNTAPGRFRIEIDPEGAGPHVIKPSSPLPAIKGPVRIEGTPWRRTGAFVAIDGAGFIEDKGQRTCAGASPGQYGANVRTTTNPGLAAVDTQGVEIRGLEIRNFCIGVLIHRASGNTVEDTRIVASRGGAGVMLTGDDGNGGSTATTTMHNKVQRNEFVDNGDGLELTRGAAFNLVANNIFRSTDANPEPSQGIEILLGHDNTIVGNRFEGYSDGIQVNGGNRNYIGGNVFTDNALALSMTGEGNVVHGNTITGNAVGVALRPAARMGITRITHNVIHSNGKDVLRCWSGGSCDPKLRRGGIIFGIPAQEHAAYVGERGGGVPVDPSKLTRICPDGEPECQGPPNHGIAPPVIEKVVRDGTKLTATGRVQTSVPLGATVELFGNRNTGDTEGEVFLGETRVSANSQSTFTITVDAPIGSVPTGFTATVTTTDGATSEFSRPIGLSD; encoded by the coding sequence ATGCATGCCGTTCGCGCCGCAATTGCTGCCGCATTCGCCTTGCTGCCGCTGGCGGCGGCCGCACAAAGTGCGCCGCAGATCGAGGTGCTGCGCGTCACCAAAATCGCGGACAATGGTGAAGGCTCGCTTCGCTGGGCGATCGAACGCAACAACACCGCACCCGGACGCTTCCGCATCGAGATCGACCCCGAGGGCGCTGGACCGCATGTCATCAAGCCGTCATCGCCGCTGCCTGCCATCAAGGGTCCGGTACGGATCGAAGGCACGCCGTGGCGGCGCACGGGCGCCTTCGTGGCGATCGACGGCGCGGGCTTCATCGAGGACAAGGGCCAGCGCACCTGCGCAGGCGCGTCGCCCGGTCAGTACGGCGCCAATGTCCGCACGACCACCAACCCCGGGCTTGCCGCCGTCGACACGCAGGGCGTTGAAATTCGCGGGCTCGAGATCCGTAATTTCTGCATCGGTGTGCTCATTCACCGCGCCTCCGGCAATACCGTCGAGGACACCCGCATCGTGGCAAGCCGCGGCGGGGCCGGCGTGATGCTGACCGGCGATGACGGCAATGGAGGCTCGACCGCAACGACGACGATGCACAACAAGGTCCAGCGCAACGAGTTCGTCGACAATGGCGACGGCCTCGAACTCACGCGCGGCGCCGCGTTCAATCTCGTCGCCAACAACATCTTCCGTTCGACCGACGCGAACCCGGAGCCCTCGCAGGGCATCGAGATCCTCCTCGGCCACGACAACACGATCGTGGGCAACCGCTTCGAAGGTTATTCGGACGGAATCCAGGTCAACGGCGGCAACCGCAACTACATTGGCGGCAACGTCTTCACCGACAACGCGCTGGCCCTCAGCATGACCGGCGAAGGCAATGTCGTGCACGGCAATACCATCACCGGCAATGCGGTCGGCGTGGCGTTGCGGCCCGCGGCGCGGATGGGGATCACGCGGATTACGCACAACGTGATCCATTCCAACGGCAAGGACGTTTTGCGCTGCTGGTCCGGCGGAAGCTGTGACCCCAAGCTGCGCCGCGGCGGCATCATCTTCGGCATCCCGGCGCAGGAGCACGCGGCCTATGTCGGCGAGCGCGGCGGTGGCGTACCGGTCGATCCATCGAAACTCACGCGAATCTGCCCCGATGGAGAGCCGGAGTGCCAAGGTCCGCCCAACCACGGCATCGCACCGCCGGTCATCGAAAAGGTTGTGCGCGACGGTACGAAGCTGACGGCAACCGGCCGCGTCCAGACCAGTGTCCCGCTTGGCGCGACGGTCGAGCTATTCGGCAACCGCAACACGGGCGATACCGAAGGCGAGGTATTTCTCGGCGAGACGCGAGTTAGCGCGAATAGCCAGTCGACCTTCACGATCACGGTGGATGCGCCCATAGGGAGCGTGCCGACCGGCTTCACCGCCACGGTGACGACGACCGATGGCGCGACATCCGAGTTCAGCCGCCCGATTGGCCTGTCCGACTGA
- a CDS encoding cobalamin-binding protein produces MFPPSRIVCLTEETVETLYLLGEEHRIVGVSGYAVRPPRVRREKPRVSAFISADFEKIVALEPDLVLTFSDLQADIAAELIRRNIAVHAFNQRDIAGIFDMIRTLGALVGAVEKAEALAVSLEDRLDAVREQAAMLPRRPCVYFEEWDEPMISGIQWVSELIETAGGIEAFPKLAVNKNAKDRIVSADEVIAAAPDIIIGSWCGKKFVPAKIAARPGFTQIPAVRDGALHEIKSALILQPGPAALTDGLDQLVRIISGWAASRASRSAR; encoded by the coding sequence ATGTTCCCGCCCTCGCGCATTGTCTGCCTCACCGAAGAGACCGTCGAGACACTCTATTTGCTCGGCGAGGAGCACCGCATCGTCGGCGTGTCGGGCTATGCGGTGCGCCCGCCACGGGTGCGGCGCGAGAAGCCGCGCGTTTCGGCGTTCATCTCGGCGGACTTCGAGAAGATCGTCGCGCTCGAGCCGGACCTAGTGCTGACCTTCTCGGACCTGCAGGCCGATATCGCGGCCGAGCTGATCCGGCGCAACATCGCGGTGCACGCATTCAACCAGCGAGACATCGCCGGCATTTTCGACATGATCCGCACGCTCGGCGCGCTGGTCGGGGCAGTCGAGAAAGCCGAAGCACTCGCGGTCTCACTCGAAGACCGGCTCGATGCAGTGCGCGAGCAGGCGGCTATGCTGCCGCGCCGGCCGTGCGTTTATTTCGAGGAATGGGACGAGCCGATGATCTCCGGCATCCAGTGGGTGTCGGAGCTGATCGAGACCGCGGGCGGCATCGAGGCGTTTCCCAAGCTTGCCGTGAACAAGAATGCGAAGGACCGCATCGTGTCGGCCGATGAGGTCATCGCCGCCGCGCCGGATATCATCATCGGCTCGTGGTGCGGCAAGAAGTTCGTGCCCGCGAAGATCGCGGCACGGCCGGGTTTCACACAAATCCCGGCAGTGCGCGACGGCGCGCTGCACGAGATCAAGTCGGCGCTGATCCTCCAGCCGGGCCCGGCGGCGCTGACCGATGGGCTCGATCAGTTGGTGCGCATCATCAGCGGCTGGGCTGCGAGCCGCGCCAGCAGGTCTGCGAGGTAA
- a CDS encoding TIR domain-containing protein encodes MNDEHKRAFFGTDLLAGEEALEAIAKDGPDVIREFLGPGRPEPAWNTRPRLARLCSMLGPDVVPHLIHAIETAEWHTKLIATPCFAAFRGNRSVGERLYRLLDSDDIDVQRLAIEALGYAAYSEGWGIRDTTRYGSPDRSSDFVTIDKDTFGKLLYYALVALIRLFAHHGSAKYLEQCEALLEDAKEVRKGDDYSWDIDRCLAELQPGAADALIARWLRHADVYFRRHALVGLAALRLRRTARVLSEALRESDASEIAATAGIALGGILTAEAATYLADLISKGHQGNGVQWAFSLLYGLGIGWPDHKPLMARIVARNDEVTTQFRYSAACRGDRSVMHSIVERLDAEDPFVRGASALSLVRLSPQDARVALAGREREISKPIEGLLLLSAKIHLGEHRLVSNLDRYAQEFESLPMLRPIWKREVLGAFAVAENDGRRAALWAEVANESMEKVVGDLQSIGVVIEQGAAEANLAPAASAKMSSATVFVSYSHKDKSVLEEFQIALRPLTRKGVIDLWDDTKLQPGSRWKEEIDQAMRQAGVALFLVSRNFLNSEFITRHELSTLLEAARTRGVRVIWVAVDHCLYEDTELAGFQAANNPTRPLSDLAGNDRDREIVEICRKVRDVLTKS; translated from the coding sequence ATGAACGATGAGCACAAACGTGCCTTCTTCGGGACAGATTTGCTCGCCGGCGAGGAAGCGCTAGAGGCGATTGCAAAGGATGGACCGGACGTCATTAGGGAGTTTCTTGGCCCAGGGCGGCCGGAGCCGGCGTGGAATACGCGCCCGCGACTGGCTCGACTCTGCAGCATGTTGGGCCCTGACGTTGTCCCCCATCTAATTCACGCGATCGAGACCGCCGAATGGCACACGAAGCTCATTGCAACACCATGTTTCGCGGCCTTCCGAGGAAACAGGTCAGTCGGGGAGCGGCTCTATCGTTTACTGGACTCTGATGACATCGATGTGCAGCGCCTCGCAATCGAAGCACTCGGCTACGCAGCCTATAGCGAGGGGTGGGGTATTCGCGACACGACTCGATATGGGTCTCCCGATCGGTCAAGCGATTTTGTCACTATCGACAAGGACACATTCGGGAAGCTGCTCTACTACGCGCTGGTCGCGCTGATCCGGCTGTTCGCCCATCACGGAAGTGCCAAGTATCTTGAGCAATGTGAGGCCCTGCTGGAGGATGCCAAGGAGGTGCGGAAAGGGGATGACTATTCCTGGGACATCGATCGGTGCTTGGCAGAGCTTCAGCCGGGCGCAGCAGATGCTTTGATAGCGCGGTGGCTCCGTCATGCCGATGTTTATTTTCGGCGGCATGCACTCGTTGGGCTGGCGGCGTTGCGTTTGCGTCGAACCGCACGCGTATTGAGCGAAGCCCTTCGCGAATCCGACGCCAGCGAGATTGCGGCTACCGCAGGCATTGCCCTCGGCGGCATCTTGACGGCGGAAGCTGCAACATATCTTGCGGACTTGATCTCCAAAGGCCACCAGGGCAATGGCGTGCAGTGGGCCTTCAGCTTGCTATATGGCCTCGGAATCGGTTGGCCCGACCACAAACCGTTGATGGCGCGCATCGTTGCGAGGAACGACGAAGTCACGACTCAATTTCGCTATAGCGCCGCCTGCCGCGGGGACCGGTCCGTCATGCATTCCATTGTTGAGCGGCTCGATGCGGAGGACCCCTTCGTCAGAGGGGCAAGTGCGCTTTCTCTCGTGCGGCTTTCGCCTCAGGATGCGCGAGTGGCGCTCGCGGGACGCGAGCGGGAGATTTCGAAACCCATCGAGGGCTTACTTCTGCTCAGCGCCAAAATCCATTTGGGAGAACATCGTCTTGTTTCCAACCTTGATCGGTATGCGCAAGAGTTTGAGAGTCTTCCGATGTTACGGCCAATCTGGAAGCGCGAAGTTCTCGGCGCGTTCGCCGTTGCGGAGAACGACGGTCGGCGAGCAGCGCTTTGGGCTGAAGTCGCAAACGAATCAATGGAGAAGGTCGTCGGTGACCTGCAGTCCATCGGAGTGGTCATCGAGCAAGGTGCGGCCGAAGCAAATCTGGCGCCAGCGGCTTCAGCCAAAATGTCATCAGCGACGGTCTTCGTAAGCTATAGCCACAAGGACAAGAGCGTTCTGGAGGAGTTTCAGATCGCGCTGAGGCCGCTGACAAGAAAAGGAGTCATCGACCTCTGGGATGATACGAAATTGCAGCCTGGCAGCAGATGGAAGGAAGAAATCGATCAGGCCATGCGACAGGCCGGAGTAGCCCTGTTTCTCGTAAGCCGGAACTTTCTGAATTCGGAATTTATCACGCGGCACGAGCTTAGCACCTTGCTGGAGGCGGCGAGGACTCGCGGAGTTCGGGTCATCTGGGTTGCGGTTGATCATTGCCTGTACGAAGACACGGAGCTTGCCGGCTTTCAGGCGGCGAACAATCCGACCCGTCCGCTATCGGATCTGGCGGGAAACGACAGAGATCGCGAGATCGTCGAGATCTGCCGCAAGGTACGAGACGTGCTCACAAAATCCTGA
- the modC gene encoding molybdenum ABC transporter ATP-binding protein gives MLAVDVEKRLGDFTVAAKFEAAGGVTALFGPSGSGKTSIVSMVAGLVTPDRGRIRSSETLLFDSGASVNVPPHRRGIGYVFQDGRLFPHMTVAQNLDYGRRMYRLPLDAAERRRIVDMLDIGRLLDRRPGNLSGGERQRVAIGRALLMRPRLLLLDEPLASLDTARKREIFPYLLRLRDETAVPMIYVSHQPAEVRRIATTVVRIEGGRVSGIGRAELLDTADADALA, from the coding sequence ATGCTGGCGGTCGATGTCGAGAAACGGCTGGGCGACTTCACCGTCGCAGCGAAATTCGAAGCCGCGGGCGGCGTGACCGCGCTGTTCGGCCCGTCGGGATCGGGGAAGACGTCGATCGTCAGCATGGTCGCCGGGCTCGTCACGCCGGATCGCGGCCGCATCCGCAGCAGCGAGACGCTGCTTTTCGACTCCGGCGCAAGCGTGAACGTGCCGCCGCACCGCCGTGGCATCGGCTACGTGTTCCAGGACGGGCGCCTGTTTCCGCACATGACGGTCGCGCAGAATCTCGACTACGGGCGGCGCATGTATCGCTTGCCGCTCGATGCCGCCGAGCGCAGGCGCATCGTCGACATGCTGGACATCGGACGGCTGCTCGACCGGCGGCCGGGGAACCTGTCGGGCGGCGAGCGGCAGCGTGTCGCGATCGGGCGCGCGCTGCTGATGCGGCCGCGTCTCCTGCTGCTCGACGAGCCGCTTGCCTCGCTCGATACCGCGCGCAAGCGCGAGATCTTCCCTTACCTGCTGCGCCTGCGCGACGAGACCGCCGTGCCGATGATCTATGTCAGTCACCAGCCCGCGGAAGTGCGGCGCATCGCAACAACGGTCGTGCGGATCGAGGGCGGACGGGTCAGCGGGATTGGCAGGGCGGAACTTCTCGACACTGCGGATGCCGACGCGCTCGCTTGA
- a CDS encoding GMC family oxidoreductase N-terminal domain-containing protein: MPSAERIEGEFDYIIVGAGSAGCVLANRLSADPTNRVLLLEAGGNDNWIWFHIPVGYLFAIGNPRSDWMFKTEPEPGLNGRALNYPRGKVLGGSSAINAMIYMRGQAADYDHWRQLGLTGWGWSDVLPLFRKQTDHFLGESEHHGTGGEWRIEAPRVSWALLDAFRAAAEQYGVKPIDDFNRGDNEGSCYFHVNQMRGRRWSAARGFLKPVMNRANLRVETGCLAERIEFDGWRATGVTWRQGGVSRSARAKGEVILSAGSIGSAQLLLLSGVGPGRDLLDLGIPVVLDRPGVGQNLQDHLQLRMIYRVSGVKTLNETYHSLVGRALMGLDYALRRRGPLTMAPSQLGLFTRSDPSRERANIQFHVQPLSLDKFGDPLHAYPAFTTSVCNLQPESRGFVRLRSTDPADKPVIQPRYLTADADRRVAADSIRVARAIVAQPALQKFKPVETLPGEEIHSDDEAALAKAAGDIGTTIFHPVGTAKMGLPSDPNAVTDARLRVLGIEGLRVIDASVMPTITSGNTNSPTMMIAEKGAAMVLADQSG, encoded by the coding sequence ATGCCCAGCGCCGAACGCATCGAAGGCGAATTCGACTACATCATCGTCGGCGCGGGCTCGGCCGGCTGCGTGCTCGCCAATCGGCTCTCCGCCGACCCCACAAACCGCGTGCTGCTGCTGGAAGCCGGCGGCAACGACAACTGGATCTGGTTCCACATTCCGGTCGGCTACCTGTTTGCGATCGGCAATCCGCGCTCCGACTGGATGTTCAAGACGGAACCAGAGCCGGGCCTGAACGGGCGCGCGCTGAATTACCCGCGCGGCAAGGTGCTCGGAGGCTCCTCGGCGATCAACGCCATGATCTACATGCGCGGCCAGGCCGCCGACTACGATCACTGGCGCCAGCTCGGGCTCACCGGCTGGGGCTGGAGCGATGTGCTGCCGCTGTTCCGGAAGCAGACTGATCATTTTCTCGGCGAAAGCGAGCACCACGGGACGGGGGGTGAATGGCGCATCGAGGCGCCGCGCGTGAGCTGGGCGCTGCTCGATGCGTTTCGCGCGGCCGCCGAGCAATACGGCGTCAAGCCGATCGACGATTTCAATCGCGGCGACAACGAAGGCTCCTGCTATTTCCACGTCAACCAGATGCGCGGACGGCGCTGGTCGGCGGCGCGCGGCTTTCTCAAGCCCGTGATGAACCGCGCAAACCTGCGGGTCGAGACCGGATGTCTCGCCGAGCGCATCGAGTTCGACGGCTGGCGCGCGACGGGCGTCACCTGGCGGCAGGGCGGCGTGAGCAGGAGCGCACGGGCGAAAGGCGAGGTCATCCTGTCGGCCGGCTCGATCGGCTCCGCGCAGCTTCTGCTCCTCTCGGGCGTTGGCCCGGGGCGCGACCTGCTCGACCTGGGCATCCCGGTGGTGCTCGACCGCCCGGGCGTCGGGCAGAACCTGCAGGATCATCTGCAGCTCCGCATGATCTACAGGGTGTCGGGCGTAAAAACCCTGAACGAGACCTATCACTCGCTCGTCGGCCGCGCCCTGATGGGGCTCGACTATGCGCTGCGCCGGCGCGGGCCGCTGACGATGGCCCCTTCACAGTTGGGGTTGTTTACCCGGTCCGATCCTTCGCGCGAGCGCGCCAACATCCAGTTTCATGTGCAGCCGCTCTCGCTCGACAAGTTCGGCGATCCGCTGCATGCGTACCCCGCCTTCACCACGAGTGTGTGCAATCTCCAGCCGGAAAGCCGCGGCTTCGTGCGGCTGCGCTCGACCGACCCGGCCGACAAGCCGGTGATCCAGCCGCGCTATCTCACGGCCGATGCCGACCGGCGGGTTGCCGCCGACTCGATCCGCGTCGCGCGCGCGATCGTCGCACAGCCCGCACTGCAGAAGTTCAAGCCGGTCGAGACGCTGCCGGGTGAAGAGATACACAGCGACGACGAGGCGGCGCTCGCGAAAGCCGCCGGCGACATCGGCACCACGATCTTCCACCCGGTCGGTACCGCCAAGATGGGGCTGCCGAGCGACCCGAATGCCGTCACCGACGCGCGGCTGCGCGTGCTCGGCATCGAGGGGCTGCGGGTGATCGATGCCTCGGTGATGCCGACCATCACGTCGGGCAACACCAATTCGCCCACGATGATGATTGCCGAGAAGGGCGCGGCGATGGTGCTGGCCGATCAAAGCGGTTGA
- the modB gene encoding molybdate ABC transporter permease subunit, translating into MFSLGSLTPDEWTAILLSLRIAVVATIVALPFGIAIAWLLARKNFWGKSILDGVVHLPLVLPPVVTGYLLLIWFGKRGVIGAFLADWFGIVFSFRWTGAALACGVMGFPLLVRAIRLSFEAVDMKLEAAASTLGANRFLVFATVTLPLAFPGIIAGMVLCFAKALGEFGATITFVSNIPGETQTISAAIYTYTQIPNADEAAARLVVVAIIISLIALIASEWLARRAGTRFHGE; encoded by the coding sequence ATGTTCTCGCTCGGCAGCCTCACACCCGACGAATGGACTGCGATCCTCCTGTCACTGAGGATCGCGGTGGTCGCAACCATCGTGGCGTTGCCGTTCGGCATCGCGATCGCGTGGCTGCTCGCGCGCAAGAACTTCTGGGGCAAGTCGATCCTTGACGGCGTGGTGCACCTGCCGCTGGTGCTGCCGCCGGTCGTCACCGGCTACTTGTTGCTGATCTGGTTCGGCAAGCGCGGCGTGATCGGCGCGTTTCTCGCCGACTGGTTCGGCATCGTGTTCTCCTTCCGCTGGACCGGCGCGGCGCTGGCCTGCGGCGTCATGGGCTTTCCGCTTCTGGTGCGGGCGATCCGGCTCTCGTTCGAGGCCGTGGATATGAAGCTGGAGGCCGCCGCCTCCACGCTCGGCGCCAACCGCTTCCTCGTGTTCGCGACCGTGACGCTGCCGCTCGCCTTTCCCGGCATCATCGCCGGCATGGTGCTGTGCTTCGCCAAGGCGCTGGGCGAGTTCGGCGCCACCATCACATTCGTGTCGAACATTCCGGGCGAGACGCAGACCATCTCGGCCGCGATCTACACCTACACGCAAATCCCAAATGCAGACGAGGCAGCCGCGCGGCTGGTCGTCGTCGCCATCATCATCTCGCTCATCGCGCTCATCGCCTCCGAGTGGCTCGCGCGGCGCGCCGGCACGCGCTTCCACGGGGAGTGA
- a CDS encoding Yip1 family protein, whose protein sequence is MDLVNRVKNILLDPQNEWRVIDGEPDKPIDILKNYVAIVAAIPVVCGFIGASIIGVAGFRTGIFIGLMSAIIHYVLALIGVYVIAFIIDALAPTFGGRKDFNSAFKVAAYSPTAAWIAGVFALLPILSVLTILGLYSLYLLYIGLPILMRTPPERSVPYILAVIVCAVIVWVLIFALPFMLLGMRMM, encoded by the coding sequence ATGGATCTCGTCAACCGCGTGAAGAACATCCTGCTCGATCCGCAGAACGAATGGCGCGTGATCGACGGCGAGCCGGACAAGCCGATCGACATTCTGAAGAATTATGTGGCGATCGTCGCGGCGATCCCTGTCGTCTGCGGTTTCATCGGTGCGTCGATCATCGGTGTGGCAGGCTTTCGGACCGGCATTTTTATCGGACTGATGAGCGCGATTATCCACTATGTGCTGGCGCTCATCGGCGTCTACGTGATCGCCTTTATCATCGATGCGCTGGCGCCGACCTTCGGCGGTCGGAAGGACTTCAACAGCGCGTTCAAGGTCGCGGCCTATTCGCCGACGGCCGCCTGGATCGCCGGCGTGTTCGCGCTGCTGCCGATCCTCTCGGTGTTGACGATCCTCGGGCTCTACAGCCTCTATCTTTTGTACATCGGGCTGCCGATCCTGATGCGCACGCCGCCCGAGCGGTCCGTGCCCTATATCCTGGCGGTCATCGTCTGCGCGGTGATCGTGTGGGTCCTGATCTTCGCGCTGCCGTTCATGCTGCTCGGCATGCGGATGATGTGA
- a CDS encoding TOBE domain-containing protein, producing MKISARNQIRGKVVEVKTGATTAHVRVEIAGGQIITSSITNEAVADLGLKSGSEVIVVVKASDVMIATP from the coding sequence ATGAAAATCAGCGCACGCAATCAAATCAGGGGCAAGGTCGTCGAGGTCAAGACCGGCGCGACCACCGCACACGTCCGCGTCGAGATTGCGGGCGGGCAAATCATCACCTCATCGATCACCAACGAGGCAGTCGCTGACCTGGGCCTCAAGAGCGGCTCGGAGGTCATCGTGGTCGTGAAGGCTTCCGATGTGATGATCGCGACGCCATGA
- the modA gene encoding molybdate ABC transporter substrate-binding protein, with translation MLRRNVLALGLIAGVSALTSPALAQDKTLTVFAAASMKNALDDINAAFLKATGTKVTASYAASSALAKQLEQGAPADIFASADLEWMDYSSQKKSIKDDTRVNLLGNKLVLIAPKDSRIDKVEIGPGFDLAKLIGDGRITTGEVNSVPVGKYAKSALEKLGIWSSVQNKIAMADNVRAALALVSRGEAVLGIVYETDAKVDPNVKIVGAFPADSHPAITYPVAATVSAKPEAAAYLNFLRSNTAKTVFEQYGFTFLVRPTS, from the coding sequence ATGTTGCGACGGAACGTTCTGGCACTCGGTCTCATCGCAGGGGTTAGCGCCCTCACCTCGCCTGCGCTCGCGCAGGACAAGACACTCACCGTCTTCGCCGCCGCCTCGATGAAGAACGCGCTCGACGACATCAACGCGGCGTTCCTCAAGGCGACCGGCACCAAGGTGACGGCGAGCTACGCGGCGAGCTCCGCGCTCGCCAAGCAGCTCGAGCAAGGCGCGCCGGCTGACATTTTCGCTTCCGCCGACCTCGAATGGATGGATTATTCGAGCCAGAAGAAGTCCATCAAGGACGACACGCGCGTCAACCTGCTTGGCAACAAGCTGGTGCTGATCGCACCCAAGGACTCCAGGATCGACAAGGTGGAGATCGGCCCCGGCTTCGACCTGGCCAAGCTGATCGGCGACGGGCGCATCACCACCGGCGAGGTGAATTCGGTGCCGGTCGGCAAGTACGCCAAGAGCGCGCTGGAGAAGCTCGGTATCTGGTCTTCGGTGCAGAACAAAATCGCGATGGCCGATAACGTGCGCGCCGCGCTGGCGCTGGTGTCGCGCGGCGAAGCGGTGCTCGGCATCGTGTACGAGACCGACGCCAAGGTCGATCCGAACGTGAAGATCGTCGGCGCGTTCCCGGCCGACTCGCATCCGGCGATCACCTATCCGGTCGCCGCCACGGTGAGCGCCAAGCCCGAGGCCGCCGCCTATCTGAATTTCCTGCGCAGCAACACCGCGAAGACCGTGTTCGAGCAATACGGCTTCACCTTCCTGGTGCGGCCCACTTCCTGA
- a CDS encoding ABC transporter substrate-binding protein — translation MRRALIALCLGLSVSPAAADLPRRVVSFNQCGDQLVLALADPEQIAGLSPYAADPSLSAVAEKAKAFPRLDWQAESTIALQPDLVLIGQNDRPVTKHILRAQGLRLYEIALISDLDAARRQIVEVAALLGHPERGEKLLAELDAARAHLRAAPKPPFHTALLVNRGGYTAGDRSLAAALLAEAGLTPPPGGPPGYGGYVPLEKLLMLRPDVIVLNNLPRESDQGSYNLSHPALVALYPPQRRIVLPPRYTICGGAALIEAFGYLADLLARLAAQPLMMRTN, via the coding sequence ATGCGGCGAGCGTTAATCGCACTGTGTCTCGGGTTGAGCGTCAGCCCTGCGGCTGCCGACCTGCCGCGCCGGGTCGTGTCGTTCAACCAATGCGGCGACCAGCTGGTGCTGGCGCTGGCCGATCCCGAACAGATCGCCGGCCTTTCGCCGTATGCGGCCGATCCGTCTCTCTCCGCGGTCGCCGAGAAGGCGAAGGCGTTTCCCCGGCTCGACTGGCAGGCAGAGTCCACCATCGCGCTGCAGCCGGACCTCGTGCTGATCGGGCAGAACGACCGGCCGGTGACCAAGCACATCCTGCGTGCCCAGGGATTGCGGCTCTATGAGATCGCGTTGATCTCCGATCTCGACGCCGCGCGGCGCCAGATCGTCGAGGTCGCCGCACTGCTCGGACACCCCGAGCGCGGCGAGAAGCTGCTCGCCGAGCTCGACGCGGCGCGCGCACACCTGCGTGCCGCGCCGAAACCGCCGTTCCATACCGCGCTGCTGGTCAATCGCGGCGGCTACACGGCGGGCGACAGAAGCCTCGCGGCGGCACTGCTCGCCGAAGCCGGCCTGACCCCGCCGCCCGGCGGACCGCCCGGCTATGGCGGCTACGTGCCGCTTGAAAAGCTGCTGATGCTGCGCCCCGACGTGATCGTGCTGAACAATCTGCCGCGCGAGTCCGACCAGGGCAGCTATAATCTCAGCCACCCGGCGCTCGTCGCGCTCTATCCGCCGCAGCGCCGCATCGTGCTGCCGCCGCGCTATACGATCTGCGGCGGCGCCGCGCTGATCGAGGCGTTCGGTTACCTCGCAGACCTGCTGGCGCGGCTCGCAGCCCAGCCGCTGATGATGCGCACCAACTGA